One Thermoplasmata archaeon genomic window carries:
- a CDS encoding transcription elongation factor Spt5 — protein MAGNPTDEGIGLLGGPPTPSPGKAPTTPATARAPIPPPGPTATPARAAEPSQLSLKAADDTVREVTAGTITTLSAVLAHQRGSAGPVELTIDVGYTSTYPGEGAEWPVRWAPPGKRTVVELFARSQSVTLTMEENSLVPLSFEITAPVGVRYGDRVEIRLQAKALDGGNPAKLTLACVARQAVLAIKSSRGYEREVADTLLARTEEKPDVIFALLVPAALRGYVFAEGMSFEGVHEMLKGIRKARGLVAGETTLKEVEPLLVPKITVEGFVEGAIVELIAGPFKGEKARVKRIDQDKEEITVELIEAVVPIPVTVRGDHVRMLEKGGGKSGG, from the coding sequence ATGGCAGGGAACCCCACGGACGAAGGCATCGGTCTCCTCGGCGGTCCACCGACACCGAGCCCGGGGAAGGCGCCCACGACCCCCGCGACCGCTCGGGCGCCGATCCCTCCGCCCGGTCCCACCGCGACCCCGGCACGCGCCGCCGAGCCGTCCCAGCTGAGCCTCAAGGCCGCCGACGACACCGTCCGGGAGGTCACGGCCGGCACGATCACCACCCTGAGCGCCGTGCTCGCCCACCAGCGCGGAAGCGCCGGCCCGGTCGAGCTCACCATCGATGTCGGCTACACCTCCACCTACCCCGGAGAAGGGGCCGAGTGGCCCGTGCGCTGGGCTCCCCCGGGGAAGCGGACCGTCGTGGAGCTGTTCGCCCGTTCTCAGTCCGTGACCCTCACGATGGAGGAAAACTCCCTCGTTCCCCTCTCCTTCGAGATCACGGCCCCGGTCGGAGTGCGGTACGGGGACCGCGTGGAAATCCGTCTCCAGGCGAAGGCGCTGGACGGCGGGAATCCCGCCAAGCTCACGCTCGCCTGCGTCGCTCGCCAAGCCGTGCTGGCGATCAAGAGTTCGCGCGGGTACGAGCGCGAGGTCGCCGACACGCTGCTCGCGCGTACCGAGGAGAAGCCCGACGTCATCTTCGCGCTCCTCGTGCCGGCGGCGCTGCGCGGCTACGTCTTCGCCGAGGGGATGAGCTTCGAGGGCGTCCACGAGATGCTCAAAGGGATCCGCAAGGCCCGCGGCCTCGTCGCCGGGGAAACGACGCTCAAAGAGGTCGAGCCGCTCCTCGTCCCGAAGATCACGGTCGAGGGATTCGTCGAGGGTGCGATCGTCGAGCTCATCGCCGGTCCGTTCAAGGGCGAGAAGGCCCGAGTGAAGCGGATCGACCAGGACAAGGAAGAGATCACCGTCGAGCTCATCGAGGCCGTGGTGCCGATCCCCGTGACGGTACGCGGCGATCACGTGCGCATGTTGGAGAAGGGAGGCGGCAAGAGTGGCGGATGA
- a CDS encoding protein translocase SEC61 complex subunit gamma yields MAFLDRARRAQDDFDGRLHHVGHGKYGRILRMARKPTREEYTRVLTITFIGAAIIGLTGFGIYIFFTQAGPWIWANYFAAL; encoded by the coding sequence ATGGCATTCCTCGACCGGGCCCGGCGGGCCCAGGACGATTTCGACGGTCGCCTGCACCACGTCGGCCACGGCAAGTACGGCCGCATCCTGCGGATGGCCCGCAAACCCACCCGCGAGGAGTACACGCGCGTGTTGACGATCACGTTCATCGGGGCGGCGATCATCGGCCTCACGGGCTTCGGGATCTACATCTTCTTCACTCAAGCCGGCCCGTGGATCTGGGCGAATTACTTCGCCGCGCTGTAG
- the ftsZ gene encoding cell division protein FtsZ → MRPLAQEILSHLPADTARPPLKPGGDDAELEAVLATLKTTIKIIGCGGGGCNTINRLTEQGLSGAVTIAANTDAQHLLTIHSDRKVLLGRRLTRGLGAGALPDVGERAAQEASDDLKALLANSDMVFITLGLGGGTGTGSAPVVAEIAKASGGDPLTIAVATLPFTSEGTVRTENALAGLERLSSVVDTVITIPNDRLLELVPRLPVQTAFKVADSVLASAIRGITEIITRPGLVNLDFNDLRTILKGGGVALIGIGESESDNRAEDAVMEAINSPLLRVDIAGATGALINVTGGPDMTVSEAQKASEIVQKTISPNARIIWGANIDPTMQATIRVLLVVTGVKSPQILGASSAGSHGSRAHEHEIETVR, encoded by the coding sequence ATGCGCCCACTCGCTCAGGAGATCCTATCGCACTTGCCCGCCGATACCGCCCGCCCTCCTCTGAAACCGGGTGGGGACGACGCGGAGCTCGAAGCGGTTCTCGCCACGCTGAAAACGACCATCAAGATCATCGGCTGCGGGGGCGGGGGCTGCAACACCATCAACCGGCTCACCGAGCAGGGGCTCTCCGGCGCGGTGACGATCGCCGCCAACACCGACGCCCAGCATCTGCTCACGATCCACTCCGATCGCAAGGTCCTCCTCGGCCGACGCCTCACCCGGGGTCTCGGTGCCGGGGCGCTCCCCGACGTCGGCGAGCGCGCCGCTCAAGAGGCGAGCGATGACCTCAAGGCGCTCCTTGCGAACTCCGACATGGTGTTCATCACCCTCGGTCTCGGCGGGGGAACCGGGACGGGTTCCGCCCCCGTCGTCGCCGAGATCGCCAAAGCTTCCGGTGGGGACCCGCTCACGATCGCGGTCGCAACCCTTCCGTTTACCTCGGAGGGCACGGTGCGCACCGAGAATGCGCTCGCGGGCCTCGAGCGCCTCTCCTCGGTCGTCGACACCGTCATCACGATCCCGAACGACCGCTTGCTCGAGCTCGTGCCGCGGCTCCCCGTGCAGACCGCCTTCAAGGTCGCCGATTCCGTCCTCGCGAGCGCCATCCGTGGGATCACCGAGATTATCACCCGGCCGGGCCTCGTCAACCTCGATTTCAACGACCTGCGCACCATCCTCAAGGGCGGGGGCGTCGCGCTCATCGGCATCGGCGAGTCCGAGAGCGACAACCGGGCCGAGGACGCCGTGATGGAGGCGATCAACTCCCCGCTGCTCCGGGTCGATATCGCCGGGGCGACCGGGGCGCTCATCAACGTCACGGGCGGCCCCGACATGACGGTCAGCGAAGCCCAGAAGGCGAGCGAGATCGTCCAGAAGACCATCAGCCCGAACGCGCGCATCATCTGGGGAGCGAACATCGACCCCACCATGCAGGCCACGATCCGCGTCCTACTCGTGGTCACCGGCGTTAAATCCCCCCAGATTCTCGGGGCATCGTCCGCGGGATCTCACGGCTCGCGCGCGCACGAGCACGAGATCGAAACGGTACGGTAG
- a CDS encoding 6-hydroxymethylpterin diphosphokinase MptE-like protein: MEYAEWAPEYARIRAAFGFPFDREVRSAEALRRLLPPEARIDPLPRIRERLHAREVIVVGLAPGAGPPPVWRLPPRAKTPVIVAADGATAACTGAGLVPAVIVTDLDGPIPSEISANSRGALAVIHAHGDNLPALEEWVPQFPGELAGSWAGPPTEDLINVGGFTDGDRAVHLAEHLGAERILLWGFEFDRIDEEDPRLRERKIRKLAFARSALHALAARSSIPIVLWLRDGSFDRLGAHT, translated from the coding sequence GTGGAGTACGCCGAGTGGGCCCCGGAGTATGCGCGAATCCGCGCCGCGTTCGGGTTCCCGTTCGACCGGGAGGTCCGCTCGGCTGAAGCGCTGAGGCGTCTCCTCCCGCCGGAGGCACGGATCGATCCGTTGCCACGGATCCGCGAGCGCCTCCACGCCCGCGAGGTCATCGTGGTCGGCCTCGCGCCGGGGGCGGGACCTCCGCCGGTGTGGCGCTTGCCTCCCCGGGCGAAGACCCCGGTGATCGTGGCGGCGGATGGAGCGACGGCGGCCTGCACCGGAGCGGGCCTCGTGCCCGCCGTCATCGTGACGGATCTCGACGGGCCGATCCCCTCGGAGATCTCGGCGAACAGTCGAGGGGCGCTCGCGGTGATCCACGCCCACGGCGACAACCTCCCGGCGCTCGAGGAGTGGGTCCCCCAGTTCCCTGGTGAGCTCGCCGGGTCCTGGGCCGGGCCGCCCACAGAGGACCTGATCAACGTGGGAGGGTTCACCGATGGCGATCGGGCGGTCCACCTCGCCGAGCACCTGGGCGCCGAGCGGATCCTCCTCTGGGGATTCGAGTTCGATCGGATCGACGAGGAGGACCCTCGGCTACGCGAGCGGAAGATCCGGAAGCTCGCGTTCGCTCGCTCGGCTCTCCACGCGCTCGCGGCGCGGAGCTCGATCCCGATCGTCCTCTGGCTTCGGGACGGATCGTTCGACCGGCTCGGGGCTCACACGTAG